The Chromatiales bacterium genome window below encodes:
- a CDS encoding helix-turn-helix transcriptional regulator: MTQFRPAKRRVAVSVGESVRIIRELQELSQNQLARLTKIPQATISAIENDRISLGVERAKVLARALKCHPAVLVFPGWEENEQHAA, translated from the coding sequence ATGACCCAGTTTCGTCCAGCCAAGCGCCGCGTAGCCGTTTCAGTTGGTGAATCCGTACGAATTATTCGGGAGCTTCAGGAACTCAGTCAGAATCAGTTGGCTCGGCTCACGAAAATACCTCAAGCCACAATTTCCGCGATCGAGAATGATCGCATCAGCCTGGGGGTCGAGCGCGCGAAGGTTCTTGCTCGCGCGCTCAAGTGCCATCCCGCCGTGCTTGTGTTTCCGGGTTGGGAAGAAAACGAACAGCATGCGGCATAA